A genomic window from Desulfobotulus mexicanus includes:
- a CDS encoding CBS domain-containing protein, with protein MQQFVRDFMVPTEKFPTIQDNATFTEAVLALEASQEAFLAGRQEQRIILVYDEAGKIVGKLTPIDIVRGLEPNFDKVVDKEAGAFISNVNYVIESMKKQTQLWSKPVDDLCLKAKDIRVRDFIKSTPRSQIIAADASLNDALHAFVIFGHDAIFAMDGPMVAGVLRFSDVYREIQRQIKACKI; from the coding sequence ATGCAACAATTTGTCAGAGATTTCATGGTCCCCACGGAAAAATTCCCCACCATTCAGGACAACGCCACCTTCACCGAAGCCGTACTGGCCCTTGAGGCATCCCAGGAAGCTTTTCTTGCGGGCAGACAGGAACAGCGCATCATTCTTGTCTATGATGAAGCCGGTAAAATTGTGGGCAAACTCACCCCCATTGATATTGTCCGGGGGCTGGAACCCAATTTTGACAAGGTAGTGGACAAGGAGGCAGGTGCCTTTATCTCCAATGTCAATTACGTCATTGAATCCATGAAAAAGCAGACCCAGCTATGGTCAAAGCCCGTTGACGATCTCTGTCTCAAGGCAAAGGACATACGGGTCAGAGATTTTATCAAAAGCACACCCCGCTCCCAGATCATTGCCGCAGATGCCAGCCTCAATGATGCCCTTCACGCCTTTGTGATTTTCGGCCATGACGCCATATTTGCCATGGACGGGCCAATGGTGGCCGGTGTTCTGCGTTTTTCCGATGTGTACCGGGAAATCCAGAGACAGATCAAAGCCTGTAAAATTTAA
- a CDS encoding sigma-54-dependent transcriptional regulator: MAHILIIDDDDQLRTSFQRLLTKEGFQVSTAASGEAGLRLMGEKIPDLVIVDIQMPGKNGLEIFAIIHANHPRLPVIIMTAFGTTESAIEATKAGAFDYILKPFDIPDMLTLIGKALDAGKFMKTQISQGEDSETPVIVNEAIIGRSPAMQQVYKAIGRVTATEATVLIRGESGTGKELVASAIYQHSSRSKKPFQIINCVAIPETLLESELFGYEKGAFTGAVQRRMGKIEQANGGTVFLDEIGDMPLSLQSKLLRLLQERSIERIGGRDTIPVDVRIIAATNRNLEQAIEEGIFREDLYYRLNVVSLTLPPLRERKGDIALLTDYFLHRFAMESGMENPGISDEARDRLELYDWPGNIREFGNILHKAIIFNRGMPVAAEDLDMGSMPAAAPEKKVPDLESGIRQWIRAGLEKGESSSFFDETIDTCARLMVSEALKFTGGNRSQAARLLGMSRPTLHARIDKYNLKMETSIRVEPED, encoded by the coding sequence ATGGCCCATATTCTCATCATTGATGACGATGATCAGCTCAGAACCAGCTTTCAGCGCCTGCTCACCAAAGAAGGCTTTCAGGTCAGCACCGCCGCATCCGGAGAGGCGGGCCTGAGGCTTATGGGAGAAAAGATACCGGATCTGGTCATTGTGGACATACAGATGCCCGGCAAAAACGGCCTTGAAATCTTTGCCATCATCCACGCAAACCATCCCCGTCTGCCCGTCATCATAATGACCGCCTTTGGCACCACAGAATCCGCCATAGAAGCCACCAAGGCCGGAGCCTTTGATTACATTTTAAAACCCTTTGATATTCCGGATATGCTGACGCTCATAGGAAAAGCCCTGGATGCGGGAAAATTTATGAAAACCCAGATTTCTCAGGGTGAAGACAGCGAAACCCCTGTCATCGTAAACGAGGCCATCATCGGCCGCAGCCCTGCCATGCAGCAGGTTTACAAGGCCATCGGCAGGGTTACGGCCACCGAGGCCACAGTACTTATCCGGGGAGAATCCGGCACGGGCAAGGAACTTGTGGCCAGCGCCATTTACCAGCACAGCAGCAGATCCAAAAAACCCTTTCAGATCATCAACTGTGTTGCCATACCGGAAACCCTTCTGGAATCCGAGCTCTTCGGCTATGAAAAGGGAGCCTTTACCGGTGCCGTACAGCGGCGCATGGGGAAAATCGAACAAGCCAACGGCGGTACTGTGTTTCTCGATGAAATCGGAGACATGCCCCTTTCCCTGCAGTCCAAGCTGCTGAGGCTGCTGCAGGAACGCAGCATTGAACGCATTGGCGGAAGGGACACCATTCCTGTGGATGTTCGCATCATTGCCGCCACCAACCGCAATCTGGAGCAGGCCATAGAAGAAGGTATATTCCGGGAAGACCTCTACTATCGCCTCAATGTAGTCAGCCTCACCCTGCCGCCCCTAAGGGAAAGAAAGGGAGACATTGCCCTTTTAACGGATTATTTCCTCCATCGTTTTGCCATGGAGTCGGGCATGGAAAATCCTGGAATCAGTGATGAAGCCCGTGACAGACTTGAGCTGTATGACTGGCCCGGCAATATCCGGGAGTTCGGCAATATCCTGCACAAGGCCATCATCTTCAACCGGGGCATGCCCGTTGCCGCCGAGGATCTGGATATGGGCAGCATGCCTGCAGCTGCTCCGGAAAAAAAGGTGCCGGATCTGGAGTCGGGTATCCGCCAGTGGATACGCGCCGGTCTGGAAAAGGGAGAAAGCAGCTCTTTTTTTGATGAAACCATTGATACCTGCGCCAGGCTTATGGTCAGCGAAGCCCTTAAGTTCACTGGTGGCAACAGGTCTCAGGCCGCAAGGCTGCTTGGCATGTCACGGCCCACCCTCCACGCCCGCATTGATAAGTACAACCTGAAAATGGAAACCTCCATACGGGTTGAACCCGAAGACTGA
- a CDS encoding ATP-binding protein, with protein MESPACTASKKEDGILSLRSRLYLSLGGILLLMSAGTGIMAWYTRTLENLVNEDIPRSIAAFQSAEALETAMINQKGFVTYYMQDKDPEWLRRLGEYRRIFREKLEDAKSRARTPAQKDLIREIDKNYQRYILMKDAVIDHYVSGRLQEGQEQHPEIRVLFFRIIQLCEDFKTLQATALRDLQENVRKETRQVRNLTLSILLITSAFVFVLGIEISRQILRPLRKLAQATGAMHYQRGNEVNAVSRGVQGLIRNAGEASRKLERSRENLEQAERMVIVARLAAGMAHSIRNPLTSVKMRLFSLSRSLKLDEDQREDFDVISNEINHIDTIVQHFLEFSRPPKLKIQSICPSDVVDQALTLLKHRLASYDVTVTVKRRENLPHIAGDPEQLKEVLVNLIENSCQAMEGRPGHIEITESLETHEKPMTRIRIHDSGPGIPEEMLPRIFDPFVTTKEDGTGLGLSIASRIIENHGGSIEVMSLPGNGTSFDILLPPMEQKKGEA; from the coding sequence ATGGAATCTCCAGCCTGCACCGCATCAAAAAAAGAAGACGGCATCCTAAGCTTAAGGAGCCGTCTTTATCTTTCTCTGGGTGGTATTCTTCTGCTGATGAGTGCGGGAACGGGCATCATGGCCTGGTACACCCGGACCCTTGAAAATCTGGTGAACGAGGACATTCCCCGCAGCATTGCGGCTTTCCAGTCCGCAGAGGCCCTGGAAACTGCCATGATAAATCAAAAGGGCTTTGTCACTTATTATATGCAGGACAAAGACCCGGAATGGCTGCGGAGGCTGGGAGAATACCGACGCATCTTCAGGGAAAAACTGGAAGATGCGAAAAGCCGGGCCAGAACACCGGCCCAGAAAGACCTGATCAGGGAAATCGACAAAAATTACCAGCGCTATATTCTCATGAAAGACGCTGTCATTGACCATTATGTTTCAGGCCGCCTTCAGGAGGGGCAGGAACAGCACCCGGAAATCCGTGTTCTTTTTTTCCGTATCATACAGCTCTGCGAAGACTTTAAAACCCTTCAGGCCACTGCCCTCAGAGACCTTCAGGAAAATGTAAGAAAGGAAACCCGGCAGGTCAGAAACCTCACCCTTTCCATTCTCCTCATCACATCAGCCTTTGTTTTCGTCCTTGGCATAGAAATATCAAGACAGATTCTAAGGCCCTTAAGGAAACTGGCCCAGGCCACGGGAGCCATGCACTATCAAAGGGGCAACGAGGTCAACGCTGTCAGCAGGGGCGTTCAGGGCCTGATCCGCAATGCAGGGGAAGCCTCCCGCAAACTGGAGCGCAGCCGGGAAAATCTGGAACAGGCCGAACGAATGGTCATTGTGGCAAGGCTTGCCGCTGGCATGGCCCACTCCATACGCAATCCCCTCACCTCCGTCAAAATGCGTCTTTTTTCCCTGTCCCGCTCCCTGAAACTGGATGAGGACCAGAGGGAGGATTTTGATGTTATATCAAACGAAATCAACCATATTGATACAATTGTCCAGCATTTTCTGGAGTTTTCAAGACCTCCGAAACTAAAAATCCAGTCCATCTGCCCCTCGGATGTGGTGGATCAGGCCCTGACTCTGCTGAAACACAGACTGGCCTCCTATGATGTCACCGTCACAGTGAAACGCAGAGAAAACCTGCCCCATATCGCAGGAGATCCGGAACAGCTCAAGGAGGTGCTGGTCAACCTCATTGAAAACAGTTGTCAGGCCATGGAAGGAAGGCCGGGGCACATAGAAATAACCGAAAGCCTTGAAACCCATGAGAAGCCCATGACCCGCATTCGTATCCATGACTCAGGTCCTGGAATTCCTGAAGAAATGCTCCCCCGGATCTTTGATCCCTTTGTCACCACCAAGGAGGATGGCACGGGCCTTGGCCTGAGTATTGCAAGTCGCATCATTGAAAACCACGGTGGCTCCATAGAGGTTATGTCACTGCCTGGAAATGGCACCTCTTTCGATATCCTGCTGCCCCCCATGGAACAGAAAAAAGGAGAGGCCTGA
- a CDS encoding SLC13 family permease, whose translation MSASAAVQKAQVDYKRLFFMFLGLFLFCIVYWAPPFPDAIDPMGASFSLSPQAKGAIAIFLLAGTWWVFEVVPIGITSILIGVMQVMFHVRSANDAFKDFMTPSVMFIFASLIIGIVFTKTGLTKRIAYKMLAIVGEKTHLIMLGCFLITVALTHFMAHTAVAATMYPLLLAVYAMYSDDPSKPTNFGKGLFIGMAYVAGAGSIVTLLGAARAPVALGFYKDIVGREISFFELTYYMAPIGWLMAFLIWGMMILLLPPEKKKIDGVRERAAELAAQQGGITSKEIIAASVVITCIAIMSLGSFIPALGKLDKTGLILITTLIFFTTRILTIEDLESVPWNIILLFGGAMSIGFCLWQTGAAQWMAVHWLTLFEKAHWFVFVMGMAVFVLAMTNFIMNVAAIAISMPVALVIAPYLNVAPEVITFAALVTAGMPFLLLVGAAPNAIAYNSGQFTTGEFFKFGIIASILLLAVLSLFILVIWPLMGMPVSMLG comes from the coding sequence ATGAGTGCCTCTGCTGCCGTTCAAAAGGCTCAGGTTGACTACAAGCGCCTCTTTTTCATGTTTCTGGGGCTTTTTCTTTTCTGCATCGTTTACTGGGCTCCCCCCTTCCCCGACGCCATAGATCCCATGGGAGCTTCCTTCAGCCTCTCCCCCCAGGCCAAGGGTGCCATTGCCATCTTCCTTCTGGCGGGCACCTGGTGGGTCTTTGAAGTTGTGCCCATCGGCATCACCAGTATCCTCATCGGTGTCATGCAGGTAATGTTCCATGTGCGTTCCGCCAATGATGCCTTTAAAGACTTCATGACCCCTTCGGTCATGTTCATCTTTGCCTCCCTCATCATAGGCATTGTATTCACCAAAACAGGACTTACCAAACGCATTGCCTACAAAATGCTCGCCATTGTGGGTGAAAAAACCCATCTCATCATGCTGGGCTGTTTTCTCATCACAGTAGCCCTCACCCATTTCATGGCCCACACCGCCGTTGCAGCCACCATGTATCCCCTGCTGCTGGCCGTTTATGCCATGTACTCCGACGATCCTTCCAAGCCCACCAATTTCGGAAAAGGCCTTTTCATAGGCATGGCCTATGTGGCCGGTGCCGGAAGTATAGTCACCCTTCTGGGTGCTGCCCGTGCGCCTGTAGCTCTGGGTTTTTACAAAGACATTGTGGGTCGTGAAATTTCCTTTTTCGAGCTGACCTACTACATGGCACCAATAGGCTGGCTCATGGCCTTTCTCATCTGGGGCATGATGATACTTCTCCTTCCCCCGGAAAAAAAGAAAATTGACGGTGTCCGTGAAAGGGCTGCGGAACTGGCTGCACAGCAGGGTGGCATCACATCCAAGGAAATCATTGCCGCTTCCGTAGTTATCACCTGTATTGCCATCATGTCCTTAGGAAGCTTCATCCCCGCACTGGGCAAGCTGGATAAAACCGGCCTCATCCTCATAACCACCCTGATTTTCTTCACCACCCGCATCCTCACCATAGAGGATCTGGAATCCGTACCCTGGAACATCATTCTTCTTTTCGGCGGTGCCATGAGCATAGGCTTCTGCCTCTGGCAGACCGGAGCAGCCCAGTGGATGGCCGTGCACTGGCTGACCCTCTTTGAGAAAGCCCACTGGTTTGTATTTGTCATGGGCATGGCTGTCTTTGTTCTGGCCATGACCAACTTCATCATGAACGTGGCTGCCATTGCCATTTCCATGCCGGTGGCCCTGGTCATTGCGCCCTACCTCAACGTGGCTCCCGAGGTTATCACCTTTGCAGCCCTTGTCACCGCAGGTATGCCCTTCCTCCTGCTGGTGGGTGCCGCACCCAACGCCATTGCCTACAACTCAGGCCAGTTCACCACAGGAGAGTTCTTTAAATTTGGTATTATTGCCAGTATTCTGCTACTGGCTGTACTCAGTCTCTTCATTCTGGTTATCTGGCCCCTGATGGGTATGCCCGTTTCTATGCTGGGATAA
- a CDS encoding response regulator, giving the protein MKIRVMLVDDEAPFVDTLAQRLTMRDFIVSKAYNGSQCLEAIAENPHETDVVVLDILMPGLSGIEVLKQIKAINPMMQVVLLSGQATVETAIEGMKQGAHDFLIKPTDAETLTLKIKEAAAVKASHEDRIQKAETDNIIQHKGW; this is encoded by the coding sequence ATGAAAATCAGAGTCATGCTCGTGGATGACGAGGCTCCCTTTGTGGATACCCTCGCCCAGAGGCTTACCATGCGGGATTTCATCGTAAGCAAAGCTTACAACGGAAGCCAGTGCCTGGAAGCCATTGCCGAAAACCCCCATGAAACCGATGTTGTGGTGCTGGACATCCTCATGCCCGGCCTCAGCGGCATTGAAGTCCTAAAACAGATCAAGGCCATCAATCCCATGATGCAGGTTGTTCTTCTTTCCGGGCAGGCAACGGTGGAGACGGCCATTGAAGGCATGAAACAGGGGGCCCATGATTTTCTCATCAAGCCCACAGATGCCGAAACCCTTACCTTAAAAATTAAAGAAGCTGCCGCCGTCAAGGCCAGCCATGAAGACCGTATTCAAAAAGCGGAAACGGATAACATCATCCAGCATAAAGGCTGGTAA
- a CDS encoding response regulator — translation MTILSLFSVRYAGSESLVDDLCQKTRSRIFRDTDIIERCSLRHHIKPAILKKALYSGTSVFNNFTHEKEYATACLRATLADLLETEGQIFTGHTALLLPFSLSHVLRIHITAGRRWRIMQAKAMGTTEKEAEEDIRRHDTITALWTRHLWKKPSMDKDHFHMILTMDKAENPLEEILETMTQPRHQITKEGRWIMEDFRLRTRVELELNLAGHDVEVDVFQGRVRLTIEKKFPHPSKLANELHSIVSASPGVQEVEICIGPVSTDARNYHRYDAAVACKVLLVDDEKEFVQTLSERLRMREYPSHAVFSGKEALDLLETDAPDVMVLDLMMPGINGFEVLRRTRQKYPDIEIIILSGHGSETDRQRCMDMGAFACLQKPADINELKATINKAHARILKRRETP, via the coding sequence ATGACCATCCTTTCCCTTTTCAGTGTTCGATATGCAGGAAGCGAATCTCTGGTGGATGATCTCTGCCAGAAAACCCGCTCCCGAATCTTTCGGGATACGGACATTATCGAACGCTGCTCCCTCAGACACCACATAAAACCTGCGATTCTTAAAAAAGCCCTCTACTCAGGAACCAGCGTATTCAATAATTTCACCCACGAAAAAGAATATGCCACCGCCTGCCTAAGGGCCACACTCGCTGACCTCCTGGAAACCGAGGGCCAGATTTTTACAGGTCACACGGCCCTGCTTCTCCCCTTCTCCCTGAGCCACGTTCTGAGAATCCATATCACAGCAGGCCGCAGATGGCGGATCATGCAGGCGAAAGCCATGGGTACCACGGAAAAAGAAGCCGAAGAAGACATCCGCCGTCACGACACCATCACCGCCCTATGGACCCGCCACCTCTGGAAAAAACCGTCCATGGATAAAGACCACTTCCATATGATTCTGACCATGGACAAGGCAGAAAATCCCCTGGAAGAAATCCTTGAAACCATGACGCAGCCCCGGCACCAGATTACAAAAGAAGGCCGCTGGATTATGGAGGATTTCCGTCTTCGGACAAGGGTTGAACTGGAGCTCAATCTGGCAGGACACGATGTGGAGGTGGATGTATTTCAGGGCAGAGTACGCCTCACCATAGAAAAAAAATTCCCCCATCCTTCAAAACTGGCAAACGAACTGCACAGCATAGTATCCGCATCCCCCGGTGTACAGGAAGTGGAAATCTGCATCGGTCCCGTATCCACCGATGCCAGAAACTACCACAGATATGATGCTGCCGTGGCTTGCAAGGTTCTTCTGGTGGATGATGAGAAGGAGTTTGTCCAGACCCTCTCGGAGCGCCTCCGCATGAGGGAGTATCCAAGTCATGCCGTTTTTTCCGGAAAAGAAGCCCTTGACCTGCTGGAAACAGATGCACCGGATGTCATGGTTCTTGATCTCATGATGCCCGGTATTAACGGTTTTGAAGTACTCCGCAGGACAAGGCAGAAATACCCGGACATAGAAATCATCATTCTTTCAGGCCATGGCTCGGAGACTGACCGGCAGCGCTGCATGGACATGGGGGCCTTTGCCTGCCTGCAGAAGCCTGCGGATATCAATGAGCTGAAGGCAACCATAAACAAAGCCCATGCCCGTATCCTGAAAAGGCGGGAAACACCATAA
- a CDS encoding response regulator: MKYHLSILLVDDEEEFVVTLAERLEIRGFSPTIAEDGETALSIFTPDTFDIVLLDLMMPGIGGLEVLARLKEIQPSVPVILLTGHGSTREGMEGMRLGAFDYLMKPLNIEELIRKIQEAIPDAKQP; this comes from the coding sequence ATGAAATACCATTTAAGCATCCTCCTTGTGGATGATGAAGAGGAATTTGTGGTTACTCTGGCAGAAAGGCTGGAAATCCGTGGATTTTCACCCACCATTGCCGAAGACGGGGAAACGGCCCTTTCCATATTCACACCAGACACCTTTGATATTGTGCTCCTGGATCTCATGATGCCCGGTATAGGCGGTCTGGAAGTGCTGGCAAGGCTCAAGGAAATTCAGCCTTCCGTTCCGGTTATCCTGCTAACGGGCCACGGTTCTACCAGAGAAGGCATGGAGGGAATGCGGCTGGGCGCCTTTGATTACCTTATGAAACCTTTAAACATTGAAGAGCTGATCCGGAAAATACAGGAAGCCATACCGGATGCAAAGCAGCCTTAG
- a CDS encoding sensor histidine kinase, whose translation MFLRKLWHKAVNSMLTFPEDSISPHRYVILKRNIILIMCLVCIIPLALMAGINYSLYRANLESEILRPIHVMAEDTRHSFELFIEERLSTVRFIAHAYTHEELQNEQTLQRVLRTMRSEFVGFVDLGLINEQGALVSYAGPYNLLGKDYSQQPSFQEVSVRGVYISDVFMGYRKFPHVVIVVQRMAEDGSIWFIRATLDTGRYEALIASMALRPEFDAFLVNPEGILQTNARFYGKILEKSPFDIPPGIHGTYTIKTRDPAGKEVLVAFAPVRTNYTLVLVKPLSVLLRSFYALKVEMLIIFGVGVVAIILAVVGVADVLVQRIRNSDERRATAIQELQHTQKLSSIGRLAAGVAHEINNPLAIINEKAGLMQDLVGLSEPFEHQNRFMALTDNILQSVERCRTITHRLLGFARRIDVQFEKLELNGILRDTLGFLEREASYRQIDMQLLLSPELPPIVSDKGQLQQVFLNILTNAFAAVENGGCIKIRTRFEIRKKKVLVSIEDNGCGMTEETRKHIFDPFFSTKKGSGTGLGLSITYGIIKKLGGTIQVSSKEGEGSIFTISLPLKGDSRSSEAENPADEREKE comes from the coding sequence ATGTTTCTTAGAAAACTCTGGCATAAAGCCGTCAATTCCATGCTGACCTTTCCCGAAGACAGCATCTCCCCCCACCGTTATGTCATTTTAAAACGCAATATCATCCTCATCATGTGCCTTGTCTGCATCATTCCCCTGGCCCTGATGGCGGGCATAAACTACAGCCTCTACAGAGCCAACCTTGAAAGCGAAATCCTGAGGCCCATACACGTAATGGCCGAAGACACCCGCCACTCCTTTGAGCTTTTCATAGAAGAACGCCTCTCCACAGTCCGCTTCATTGCCCACGCATACACCCACGAAGAACTGCAGAATGAACAGACCCTGCAGCGGGTACTGCGGACCATGCGCTCGGAGTTTGTGGGCTTTGTGGATCTGGGACTCATTAATGAGCAGGGAGCCCTTGTGAGCTATGCAGGTCCCTACAATCTTCTTGGAAAAGATTATTCCCAGCAGCCTTCCTTTCAGGAAGTTTCCGTCCGGGGCGTCTATATTTCCGATGTTTTCATGGGATACAGAAAATTTCCCCATGTGGTCATTGTGGTACAGCGCATGGCAGAAGACGGCAGCATATGGTTTATCCGGGCCACTCTGGATACGGGCCGTTACGAAGCCCTCATTGCCAGCATGGCCCTGCGGCCGGAATTTGATGCCTTTCTGGTCAATCCCGAGGGCATTCTCCAGACCAATGCCCGTTTCTACGGAAAAATACTGGAAAAATCCCCCTTTGATATTCCGCCGGGCATCCACGGCACCTACACCATTAAAACCAGAGATCCTGCGGGCAAGGAAGTACTTGTGGCCTTTGCCCCGGTACGCACCAATTACACGCTGGTACTGGTCAAACCACTCTCTGTGCTGCTGCGCAGTTTTTATGCACTGAAGGTGGAAATGCTCATCATTTTCGGCGTTGGCGTTGTGGCCATTATCCTTGCCGTGGTGGGCGTTGCCGACGTACTGGTGCAGCGAATCCGCAACTCCGATGAAAGAAGGGCCACAGCCATACAGGAGCTGCAGCATACCCAGAAGCTTTCCTCCATTGGCCGTCTGGCCGCAGGTGTGGCCCATGAAATCAATAACCCCCTGGCCATCATCAATGAAAAAGCAGGGCTGATGCAGGATCTTGTGGGCCTCTCAGAACCCTTTGAACATCAAAATCGTTTCATGGCCCTTACGGATAATATCCTGCAGTCCGTGGAACGATGCCGGACCATCACCCACAGACTACTTGGTTTTGCAAGGCGCATTGACGTGCAGTTTGAAAAGCTGGAGCTCAACGGCATTCTAAGGGATACACTGGGCTTCCTTGAAAGGGAAGCCAGCTACCGCCAGATTGACATGCAACTGCTTCTGTCTCCGGAACTGCCGCCCATTGTTTCGGACAAGGGCCAGCTGCAGCAGGTTTTTCTCAATATTCTCACCAACGCCTTTGCCGCCGTGGAAAACGGCGGCTGCATAAAAATACGTACCCGGTTTGAAATTCGCAAAAAAAAGGTTTTGGTCTCCATAGAAGACAATGGCTGTGGCATGACTGAGGAAACCCGGAAACATATTTTCGACCCCTTCTTTTCCACCAAAAAGGGCAGCGGTACAGGTCTCGGGCTTTCCATCACCTACGGTATAATTAAAAAACTGGGCGGTACCATACAGGTCAGCAGTAAAGAGGGAGAAGGCAGCATCTTCACCATTTCCCTGCCCCTGAAGGGAGACAGCAGAAGTAGTGAAGCAGAAAATCCTGCGGATGAAAGGGAAAAGGAATGA
- a CDS encoding NifB/NifX family molybdenum-iron cluster-binding protein, with amino-acid sequence MEKILIPIYGQDIAPRFDLATEVVILIREVGNPTPEERMMVLPQASAEQLCHLILSDGIATLICGGIEEEYFQYLSWKKVKILDSVMGPWQKAAELFMENRLKAGENLHKRRMEGKDVS; translated from the coding sequence ATGGAAAAAATACTGATCCCCATTTACGGTCAAGACATAGCCCCCCGTTTTGATCTGGCTACAGAAGTTGTGATTCTTATCCGGGAAGTGGGCAATCCCACACCGGAAGAACGCATGATGGTACTGCCCCAGGCTTCTGCGGAACAGCTCTGCCATCTCATCCTCAGCGATGGCATCGCTACCCTGATATGTGGCGGCATTGAAGAAGAATATTTTCAGTACCTCTCATGGAAAAAGGTAAAGATTCTGGATTCCGTGATGGGGCCCTGGCAGAAGGCTGCGGAACTCTTCATGGAAAACCGGCTCAAAGCAGGTGAAAACCTTCATAAACGACGTATGGAGGGGAAAGATGTTTCTTAG
- a CDS encoding sigma-54 interaction domain-containing protein — translation MPTAHINHLFQTDLDFQKFLNHIPMGVFVTDREKRIICVNHGFEALTGFSSDQALGLPCRDILRSRQCMLHCPVKKAMETGESQSIETDIISRDRQRIPVRITAAPLCDSHGKTRGFLETLEDLRPLKQLGEKQNKAFSFSSLIGRSPQMEKIFQILPVLAQSDASVLITGETGTGKDLVAEALHQSSERARGPFVKVNCGALPETLLESELFGHMKGAFTGAQENKPGRFRLAHGGTLFLTEIGDLPLSLQVKLLTFLDDRIIFPLGSTRGFPANVRIVAATHRNLENMVREKTFRQDLLFRLNVARVHLPPLREREDDVRLLLDHFLTTFNRQLKKSIRGYAPEALGILLAYSFEGNVRELRNIVEYAMNVCAGSTINTCHLPAYLTCTVSGQETTQDKKPSVMLHQGNPEASWNTVERQMILNALIQAGGRKSKAATLLGWGRSTLWRKIKQYGIDA, via the coding sequence ATGCCCACAGCCCATATCAACCATCTTTTTCAGACGGATCTGGATTTTCAGAAATTTCTGAACCACATTCCCATGGGTGTCTTTGTCACGGACAGGGAAAAACGCATTATCTGTGTCAACCACGGATTTGAGGCCCTTACGGGATTTTCTTCGGATCAGGCCTTGGGCCTTCCCTGCCGGGACATCCTCCGCAGCCGCCAGTGCATGCTGCACTGCCCCGTAAAAAAGGCCATGGAAACGGGGGAATCCCAGAGCATTGAAACGGACATCATCTCAAGGGACCGCCAGCGCATTCCCGTCCGCATAACCGCAGCCCCCCTCTGCGACTCCCATGGAAAAACCAGAGGATTCCTTGAAACCCTGGAAGACTTAAGGCCCCTTAAGCAGCTGGGAGAAAAGCAGAACAAGGCCTTCAGCTTTTCCAGCCTCATCGGCCGCAGTCCCCAGATGGAAAAAATATTTCAGATTCTTCCGGTTCTGGCCCAGAGCGATGCCTCTGTTCTCATTACCGGAGAAACGGGCACGGGCAAGGATCTGGTGGCCGAAGCCCTGCATCAAAGCTCAGAAAGAGCAAGGGGGCCTTTTGTCAAGGTGAACTGCGGTGCCCTGCCGGAAACCCTTCTGGAGTCGGAGCTTTTCGGGCATATGAAAGGTGCCTTTACCGGTGCCCAGGAAAACAAACCCGGACGCTTCCGCCTTGCACATGGCGGCACCCTCTTTCTTACGGAAATCGGGGATCTGCCCCTAAGCCTTCAGGTAAAACTCTTAACCTTTCTAGATGACCGCATCATCTTTCCTTTGGGCAGCACCAGAGGCTTTCCAGCCAATGTCCGCATTGTTGCCGCCACCCACAGAAATCTTGAAAACATGGTCCGGGAAAAAACTTTTCGTCAGGATCTTCTTTTCCGGCTCAATGTGGCAAGGGTTCACCTGCCGCCCCTGCGGGAGAGGGAGGATGACGTCCGTCTGCTGCTGGATCATTTTTTAACCACCTTCAACCGTCAGCTAAAAAAAAGCATCAGGGGCTATGCACCGGAAGCCCTGGGAATTCTTCTGGCATACTCCTTTGAGGGCAATGTGCGGGAGCTGAGAAATATTGTGGAATATGCAATGAATGTCTGCGCCGGCAGCACCATAAATACCTGCCACCTGCCCGCCTATCTGACCTGCACCGTATCCGGCCAGGAAACCACACAGGATAAAAAGCCTTCCGTGATGCTGCATCAGGGAAACCCGGAAGCCTCATGGAATACCGTGGAAAGGCAAATGATCCTCAATGCCCTGATCCAGGCTGGGGGCAGAAAGAGCAAGGCAGCCACCCTCCTTGGATGGGGCCGCAGCACCCTTTGGCGAAAAATCAAGCAGTACGGCATTGACGCATGA